A section of the Pochonia chlamydosporia 170 chromosome 2, whole genome shotgun sequence genome encodes:
- a CDS encoding proline-specific permease (similar to Neosartorya fischeri NRRL 181 XP_001262130.1): protein MENNATDPERNRHELSIDVAPPVTNVPVLSEDGEDLKVHRAFEELAHAKQGLKQRHIQMIALAGTIGTGLFLATGKALANGGPLGILLSYGIVGMLICAVVFSVAELSALVPLSGGIIRHAEWFVDPALSFAQGWNSVYANSILLPAEMVACAVIIDYWSHINHAVWITVLGGVLIFANMLLISVYGELEFVFAMLKIALIIGVNIMAICITAGAGPHGEPIGFRFWRDPGPFVQYVGIPGSWGQFVGFWRVLVSAAYAFSNVENISVAGAETQNPRQNIPKAAKRVFWRIMVFYVLTIFCIGLIVSSADPALTARSGDAGASPFAIAATNAGIKVVPSIINAVVVTSAWSAANSAMLVGTRTLYGLALEGHAPKFFKRTNRFGTPWLSVAAVGSLLVLGYLTLSSAASVVFGWLQDLVSAASFVHWINIEIVYLRFYYGCKAQGISRDELPWKGPFQPYAAWIALVSFAVLLITGGFYVFIDGHWSAQSFVSAYFNIPLILALYFGYKFWRKTKVVSLYDMPIRGFLDVANRNPEPVEPPAKGWRKLNILWG, encoded by the exons ATGGAGAACAACGCAACTGACCCAGAGAGAAACAGGCACGAACTGTCAATAGATGTCGCGCCGCCGGTCACAAATGTGCCAGTTCTATCCGAGGATGGCGAAGATCTCAAGGTTCACAGAGCCTTCGAAGAGCTCGCCCACGCGAAACAAGGTCTGAAGCAGCGTCACATTCAGATGATAGCTCTAGCTGGAACCATTGGCACTGGTCTCTTCTTAGCGACTGGCAAGGCCCTCGCGAACGGAGGGCCACTGGGCATTCTTCTGTCCTATGGAATCGTGGGCATGCTCATATGCGCGGTTGTTTTTTCTGTTGCCGAACTCAGTGCCCTTGTTCCTCTCTCAGGTGGCATCATTCGTCACGCAGAGTGGTTCGTCGATCCGGCATTGTCCTTCGCGCAAGGTTGGAATAGCGTCTATGCAAATTCCATTTTGTTGCCAGCTGAAATGGTTGCATGTGCAGTTATTATAGACTATTGGTCGCACATCAACCATGCAGTTTGGATTACTGTTCTCGGTGGAGTTTTGATCTTCGCCAACATGCTCCTCATTAGCGTGTATGGCGAGCTGGAATTTGTGTTCGCCATGCTGAAGATTGCACTCATCATTGGCGTCAACATCATG GCCATTTGCATCACTGCTGGTGCAGGACCTCATGGCGAACCGATTGGTTTTCGCTTCTGGAGAGACCCAGGCCCATTTGTCCAATACGTTGGTATTCCAGGCTCTTGGGGTCAATTTGTTGGCTTTTGGAGAGTTCTCGTCAGCGCGGCATATGCCTTCTCCAATGTTGAAAACATATCCGTGGCTGGCGCAGAGACGCAGAACCCTCGGCAAAATATTCCCAAGGCTGCCAAGCGAGTGTTTTGGCGCATCATGGTGTTTTATGTGTTAACCATATTTTGTATTGGACTCATCGTCTCGTCGGCTGATCCAGCGTTGACTGCACGCTCAGGCGATGCTGGTGCGTCGCCATTCGCAATTGCTGCCACGAACGCTGGCATCAAAGTCGTACCGTCAATTATTAACGCAGTTGTTGTTACAAGCGCATGGAGCGCAGCTAACTCTG CTATGCTTGTGGGAACACGAACTCTCTATGGTCTTGCGCTCGAAGGACATGCGCCCAAATTCTTCAAACGTACCAACCGGTTTGGCACTCCGTGGCTTTCTGTAGCTGCAGTCGGCTCTCTCTTGGTGCTGGGATATTTAACTCTCTCGTCTGCGGCATCAGTCGTTTTCGGCTGGCTACAGGATCTTGTTTCTGCGGCCTCATTCGTTCACTGGATCAACATTGAGATTGTCTATCTTCGTTTCTATTACGGTTGCAAAGCGCAGGGAATTAGTCGAGATGAGCTTCCTTGGAAAGGCCCTTTCCAGCCCTACGCGGCGTGGATTGCCCTGGTATCATTTGCTGTTCTCTTGATCACGGGAGGATTCTACGTCTTTATAGACGGCCACTGGAGTGCTCAGAGCTTTGTGTCAGCTTACTTTAACATTCCCCTCATTCTTGCTTTGTATTTTGGGTACAAATTCTGGCGGAAGACGAAGGTGGTGTCCCTGTACGATATGCCTATCCGGGGATTCTTGGATGTTGCGAATAGGAATCCGGAGCCGGTTGAGCCACCTGCAAAGGGATGGAGGAAGCTCAATATTTTATGGGGTTGA
- a CDS encoding cell wall galactomannoprotein Mp2/allergen F17-like protein (similar to Metarhizium robertsii ARSEF 23 XP_007821819.1), producing the protein MKFLTLTSLATGAFAGVLVQRDIATIQAAMNAAGTGIVTLDNAVKAFTGDPTQVLASSNALIQTLKDGKAKVDPTEELSLTDALGLQTPAQDLQTKGAALLADLKAKKDAIAANGLCESTFTQASGINAASKDLINSVVSKVPAAAQGIAQGIVAPLLQTLNDAQDAFSPANCKDTGSPPTSSAPPPVTSTPAPPTSTEAPPPTSTVPPPVTTTAPPPGTDTCPAAQTVTVTATDTADCTPIVTCTKKPPVTVTTTKKSCPTGSKLPW; encoded by the coding sequence ATGAAGTTTCTCACTTTGACTTCTCTGGCCACCGGTGCCTTTGCCGGTGTCCTCGTCCAGCGCGACATTGCCACCATTCAGGCTGCCATGAATGCGGCTGGTACTGGCATCGTTACTCTGGATAACGCAGTCAAGGCCTTCACCGGCGACCCAACCCAAGttttggcttcttccaacGCCCTTATTCAGACTCTGAAGgatggcaaggccaaggttgacccTACCGAAGAGTTGTCCTTGACCGATGCTCTTGGCCTGCAGACCCCAGCACAGGATCTTCAGACCAAGGGAGCCGCTCTCTTGGCCGACCTTAAGGCTAAGAAGGATGCTATTGCTGCAAATGGCCTTTGTGAATCTACTTTCACCCAAGCCAGCGGAATCAACGCCGCATCCAAAGACCTGATCAACAGCGTTGTCTCCAAGGTCCCCGCCGCTGCCCAGGGCATTGCACAGGGAATTGTTGCTCCGTTGTTGCAGACATTGAACGACGCCCAGGATGCTTTTAGCCCTGCAAACTGCAAGGATACCGGCTCTCCTCCTacttcttctgctcctcctcctgttACCTCTACTCCTGCGCCTCCCACTTCTACTGAGGCTCCTCCTCCTACCTCTACTGTTCCTCCTCCCGTCACGACTactgctcctcctcccggAACTGACACTTGCCCTGCTGCTCAGACAGTCACTGTTACTGCTACTGATACCGCGGACTGCACTCCTATTGTTACCTGCACGAAGAAGCCTCCTGTCACggtcaccaccaccaagaagTCTTGCCCAACTGGGTCCAAGCTGCCGTGGTAA